From a region of the Candidatus Blochmanniella camponoti genome:
- the mreD gene encoding rod shape-determining protein MreD codes for MRNKFNNYKLWVVYSSFIIAIFLQIIPFYPRIWNVHPSWTMILLIRWITILPNQVNIGTGFTLGLIIDTILGSTLGMHSLSLSILAYLVSRNIYFFRYMPIWQQSFIIIFFSFINQSIVFLIKSLITKVLCTPEMFWNCLLDGGTWPFLVLLIRKIHRN; via the coding sequence ATGCGCAATAAATTCAACAATTATAAATTGTGGGTAGTATACAGTTCCTTTATAATTGCAATTTTTTTACAAATTATTCCATTTTATCCTCGAATATGGAATGTGCATCCGTCCTGGACAATGATATTGTTAATTCGTTGGATTACGATACTTCCAAATCAGGTAAACATTGGTACTGGATTTACTTTAGGATTAATAATCGATACTATACTAGGCTCTACTTTAGGAATGCACTCTTTGTCTTTAAGTATACTTGCCTATTTAGTAAGCCGAAACATTTATTTTTTTAGATACATGCCTATTTGGCAACAATCTTTTATTATTATATTTTTTTCGTTCATTAATCAAAGTATTGTATTTTTAATAAAATCTTTGATAACCAAAGTTTTATGTACACCAGAAATGTTTTGGAACTGCCTATTAGATGGCGGAACATGGCCATTTTTAGTTCTTTTAATACGTAAAATTCATCGAAACTAA
- the tldD gene encoding metalloprotease TldD: MNLDFVIERLLTPNNLQHNDLLSLLDMTEKFQIDYSDLYFQSCCHETWALEDSIIKSGSYTIDQGAGARVIIGEQTGFAYTDQLTLDSLMRSMRAATSITNERHCNNNITVNLKKHKDIYPTAYSYMNPLSNISKEEKIGLLMRIDKIARATDSRVQKVHANLSGVYEQILVAATDGTLSADVRPLVRLSILVQSEQNGKREQGISGGGGRFGYDFFLDTIAEGEIRADCWAKDAVQMSLINLEAVAAPAGTMTVVLGSGWPGILLHEAVGHGLEGDFNRRGSSVFSNKIGKIVASELCTIVDDATLKGSRGSLTIDDEGMPGQCNILIKNGILQGYMQDKLNAKLMGCTSTGNGRRESYASLPMPRMTNTYMLPGQSTPEEIINSVDYGVYASNFSGGQVDITSGKFVFSASEAFLIEKGRITKSIKGATLIGSGIEIMKSVSMVGNDLSLDKGVGTCIKNGQNIPVSVGQPTIKLNNITIGGTN; encoded by the coding sequence ATGAACTTAGATTTTGTGATTGAAAGACTGCTCACACCTAATAATTTACAACATAATGATCTTTTATCTTTATTAGATATGACAGAAAAATTTCAAATAGATTACTCAGATCTATATTTTCAATCATGCTGTCATGAAACATGGGCTCTTGAAGATAGCATCATTAAATCTGGCTCCTACACCATAGATCAGGGTGCTGGTGCGCGAGTAATCATAGGCGAACAAACTGGATTTGCTTACACTGACCAATTAACTCTAGATTCATTGATGCGTAGCATGAGAGCTGCTACTAGCATTACAAACGAACGTCATTGCAATAACAATATTACTGTTAATTTAAAGAAGCATAAAGATATTTATCCTACTGCATATTCCTACATGAATCCACTGTCTAATATATCTAAAGAAGAAAAAATTGGACTATTAATGAGAATAGACAAAATAGCACGTGCCACTGATTCTAGAGTACAAAAAGTTCATGCTAATTTATCAGGTGTTTACGAGCAAATTTTAGTAGCAGCTACAGATGGTACTTTATCCGCAGATGTTCGACCGTTAGTACGTTTATCTATATTAGTGCAATCGGAACAAAATGGAAAAAGAGAACAAGGAATAAGTGGTGGTGGTGGGCGATTTGGGTACGATTTTTTTTTAGATACTATTGCAGAAGGAGAAATTCGAGCCGATTGTTGGGCTAAAGATGCTGTTCAAATGAGTTTAATTAATCTTGAAGCTGTAGCAGCTCCAGCAGGAACTATGACAGTAGTTTTGGGATCAGGTTGGCCTGGTATTTTATTACATGAAGCGGTAGGCCATGGTCTAGAAGGAGATTTTAATAGAAGAGGTAGTTCGGTATTTTCTAACAAAATCGGAAAAATAGTAGCTTCCGAATTATGTACAATAGTAGATGATGCTACACTGAAGGGATCACGTGGATCATTAACTATTGATGATGAAGGAATGCCTGGTCAATGTAATATTTTAATTAAAAATGGTATCTTACAAGGATACATGCAGGATAAATTAAATGCTAAACTAATGGGATGTACCTCGACAGGAAACGGTAGACGAGAATCATATGCTTCTTTACCTATGCCGCGTATGACTAATACTTATATGTTGCCAGGTCAATCGACCCCAGAAGAAATTATCAACAGTGTAGATTATGGAGTATATGCTTCGAATTTTAGCGGAGGACAAGTAGATATTACATCGGGCAAGTTTGTTTTTTCTGCATCTGAAGCTTTCCTAATAGAAAAAGGTCGTATCACCAAATCTATAAAAGGAGCTACTTTAATAGGATCAGGCATCGAAATCATGAAAAGTGTTTCCATGGTTGGAAACGATCTATCCTTAGATAAAGGAGTAGGCACGTGCATAAAAAACGGACAAAACATACCAGTTAGCGTCGGTCAACCAACAATAAAATTAAATAATATCACTATTGGAGGTACTAATTAA